A portion of the Paucilactobacillus hokkaidonensis JCM 18461 genome contains these proteins:
- the xerC gene encoding tyrosine recombinase XerC codes for MTKNLVQLFLQFLKVERQYSDDTITAYSEDLAEFEQFLRDNGGMKKWQLVDRLDVQVYLTNLDDQHYQRSSIARKISSLRSFFNFLAKNDLVTSNPFANVVLKKHPNHLPRFFYEREMTVLFEAAKGTGKILDLRNSALLEVLYATGIRVSECSSLTLSQIDFDVQMMLIRGKGDKERYVPFGSYAKQALDVYLKDCRTVLMDKYHKEHDVVFVNHYGDPITPTGIEYILNQIIKNSSLTAKIHPHMLRHTFATHLLNNGADLRTVQELLGHASLSTTQIYTHVTREHLQEDYQKYFPRAKEKGDSNDKN; via the coding sequence ATGACCAAAAATTTAGTGCAACTTTTTTTACAATTTTTAAAGGTTGAACGTCAATATTCTGACGATACTATCACAGCTTACAGTGAAGATTTAGCAGAGTTCGAACAATTTTTACGAGATAATGGTGGCATGAAAAAATGGCAATTGGTTGATAGACTGGATGTTCAAGTTTATCTGACTAATTTAGATGATCAACATTATCAACGCTCCTCAATTGCCCGTAAAATATCTAGTTTACGTTCTTTCTTTAATTTTTTGGCTAAAAATGATTTGGTAACTAGTAATCCCTTTGCAAACGTTGTTTTAAAAAAGCATCCCAATCATCTACCACGTTTTTTTTATGAACGGGAAATGACAGTATTATTTGAAGCGGCAAAAGGAACTGGGAAAATACTAGATTTACGTAATTCAGCATTACTGGAAGTGCTATATGCAACCGGTATTCGAGTCAGCGAGTGTTCAAGTTTAACGTTGTCTCAAATTGATTTTGATGTACAAATGATGCTCATTAGAGGAAAAGGTGATAAAGAACGGTATGTTCCTTTTGGTAGTTACGCTAAACAGGCCTTAGACGTATATCTAAAAGATTGCCGAACAGTATTAATGGATAAATATCACAAAGAACATGATGTTGTCTTTGTTAATCATTATGGCGATCCGATTACTCCGACAGGGATTGAATATATTTTGAATCAAATTATTAAAAATAGTAGTTTAACGGCTAAAATCCATCCCCATATGCTGCGGCACACATTCGCTACACATTTGTTAAATAACGGGGCCGACCTACGAACAGTACAGGAATTATTAGGTCACGCTAGTTTATCAACAACTCAAATTTATACTCACGTGACCCGTGAACATTTGCAAGAAGATTATCAAAAATATTTTCCACGAGCCAAAGAAAAAGGAGACTCCAATGATAAAAATTAA